GCGCAGGGCCACGGTCCAGATGATGGCCGTGAGGCCCAGCAGCTTCAGGGCCTCGGGCCAGAAGGCCTCCAGGCCCACGCCCCGCAACACGATGGCGCGGATGATGATGATGAAGTGGGTGAGCGGCATCACTTCGCCGATGAGGAAGAAGGGCAGGGGCATGCCCTCGCGGGGGAAGATGTAGCCGCTGAGGAACACGAAGGGGAGGATGGTGAGCATGCTCATTTGGGCACTCTGGCCCTGGCTTTGCGCCACAGTGGAGATGCGGATGCCGATGCCCAGCATGGGGATGATGAACAGCCCCGCCATGGCGTAGAGCAGCGGGATGGAGCCCGCCACGGGCACCCTAAAGAAGAGGTGGGCCACACCGAAGAGCACTGTCATCTGCGCGTAGGCCATCACCACCACGGGAATCACCTTGCCGGCGAACAGCTCCATGGGCGTCACGGGCGTGACCAGCACCTGGTCCAGGGTGCCGCGCTCCTTCTCGCGCACGATGGCGTTGGAGGCGAACATGATGCAGGTCATGGACAGGATGACGCCCACCAGGCCCGGCACGATGAAGGTGGGGCTGCGCAAATCCGGGTTGTACCAGGGCCGGATGCGCACCTCCACGGGCATGATGGGCTTGGCGGCGCCGCCGTAGCCCATGCGGTCGAAGAGCAACTGGGTGTTCCGCAGCTGGCCCACGCCC
This sequence is a window from Geothrix sp. PMB-07. Protein-coding genes within it:
- a CDS encoding ABC transporter permease, translating into MWNRIKALVWKEFLQLRRDKLTLAFTLGMPLMQLVIFGLAINYDVKHMPAVVLDESQSQESRSFVDGLVSTQYFDVKAEVRSEKDLRAALDRGKAQVGVWFPPDYGRRIRAGQTGEVMIIVDGSSPTTASAAMATAQGVGQLRNTQLLFDRMGYGGAAKPIMPVEVRIRPWYNPDLRSPTFIVPGLVGVILSMTCIMFASNAIVREKERGTLDQVLVTPVTPMELFAGKVIPVVVMAYAQMTVLFGVAHLFFRVPVAGSIPLLYAMAGLFIIPMLGIGIRISTVAQSQGQSAQMSMLTILPFVFLSGYIFPREGMPLPFFLIGEVMPLTHFIIIIRAIVLRGVGLEAFWPEALKLLGLTAIIWTVALRSMKRAEG